In Anaerolineales bacterium, a genomic segment contains:
- a CDS encoding histidine kinase has product MQTVRKILSEKGNEVWSTSPGTTVFDALQLMASKDVGALPVVERGKLVGIFSERDYARKVILLGKTSKKTFVKEVMTPHVVYATPDMTNEQCLTLMTAKHIRHLPVVEEEAMVGMVSIGDLVRSIISEQKEMISQLEQYILHYTSIT; this is encoded by the coding sequence ATGCAGACCGTACGCAAGATCTTAAGTGAAAAAGGCAATGAAGTTTGGAGCACCTCACCGGGCACTACCGTTTTTGACGCCTTGCAGCTCATGGCCAGTAAGGACGTTGGCGCTCTTCCGGTAGTTGAGCGCGGCAAACTCGTGGGTATCTTCTCTGAGCGTGACTATGCCCGTAAAGTCATCCTGCTGGGCAAGACCTCCAAGAAGACGTTTGTGAAAGAGGTCATGACCCCGCATGTGGTATATGCCACCCCTGATATGACCAACGAACAATGCCTGACGCTGATGACGGCCAAGCATATCCGCCACCTGCCAGTGGTGGAAGAAGAGGCCATGGTCGGCATGGTGTCGATCGGGGACCTGGTACGCTCGATCATCTCGGAACAAAAGGAGATGATCAGCCAGCTGGAGCAATACATCCTGCACTATACCAGCATCACATAG